A region from the Coregonus clupeaformis isolate EN_2021a unplaced genomic scaffold, ASM2061545v1 scaf0101, whole genome shotgun sequence genome encodes:
- the LOC121552356 gene encoding endoribonuclease ZC3H12A-like: protein MDQQHGKVERFLKLGYSHSDIVRVLDSLRHDAQTNEILEELIKTCQTTTTTTTTPSIPASHSVHSSPQLVPRGCSSPQPSQSLRPSSATDRDPTLGFRPVVIDGSNVAMSHGNKQVFSCRGLLLAVRWFLERGLRDITVFVPLWRKEQPRPEAPMTDQHILHELEKRKILVYTPSRCVNGKRVVCYDDRYIIKLAYESDGIVVSNDNYRDLQIEKPEWKKFIEERLLMYSFANDKFMPPDDPLGRNGPTIDNFLRKKQWTSENKQQHCPYGKKCTYGVKCKFYHPERSNQSQLSVADELRAKSKPAAQTDREWPFLPSGPRQEPHIYTSPYELDHTTNNLYRYPSTPPPFRKNEHSHSHSHRASPSDQFTSQRETGSPALHQKSSLRLCPSPDTDEAFGSLEASLSILYVQDQTNNTKGPEVSYTYSSGVAGCSQGSGDVYPSSTYSSHSHGSNTQRLSLGGPSSGVHYAPQRLPQCGCDHSQSCECSQCMYGHQHLQPQLRKSSYAVHSHPIHSTEQLYFQSPLPQRQSHSLPEHSLGQGLSGERVEMTRSNAGKAPDSEQRRCVKNQLSTLFPPSMVDYVMCLYPHTLNMSELVPLIQRFKTSHVPF, encoded by the exons ATGGACCAGCAGCATGGAAAAGTGGAGCGCTTCCTCAAGCTGGGCTACTCCCATAGTGACATTGTGCGTGTGCTGGACAGCCTGCGCCATGACGCCCAGACCAACGAAATACTGGAAGAGCTGATCAAGACCTGCCAAACCACCACTACAACAACCACCACCCCATCCATACCAGCCAGCCACTCAGTCCACTCCAGCCCACAGCTCGTCCCCCGAGGCTGCAGCTCTCCCCAGCCCAGCCAGTCCCTACGGCCCAGCTCAGCTACAGACAGGGATCCCACTTTGGGATTCAGACCGGTGGTAATTGATGGGAGCAATGTGGCCATGAG CCATGGCAACAAGCAAGTGTTTTCATGCCGGGGGCTGCTGCTGGCAGTCAGGTGGTTTTTGGAGAGAGGTCTCCGTGACATCACAGTGTTCGTGCCCCTGTGGAGAAAGGAGCAACCCCGTCCTGAGGCCCCCATGACAG ATCAGCACATCCTCCATGAGCTGGAGAAGAGGAAGATCTTGGTGTACACCCCGTCACGCTGCGTCAACGGGAAGAGAGTGGTGTGCTATGACGACCGCTACATCATCAAACTGGCCTACGAGTCCGACGGCATCGTTGTGTCCAATGACAACTACAGAGACCTGCAGATAGAGAAGCCAGAGTGGAAGAAGTTCATAGAGGAAAGGCTGTTGATGTACAGCTTTGCCAATGACAA GTTCATGCCTCCAGATGATCCTCTGGGAAGGAATGGCCCGACAATTGACAACTTTCTGAGGAAAAAGCAGTGGACCTCAGAAAACAAGCAGCAGCATTGCCCGTATG GGAAGAAGTGTACTTATGGAGTGAAGTGCAAGTTCTACCACCCAGAGCGCTCCAACCAATCACAGCTGTCTGTGGCAGATGAGCTTAGAGCCAAGAGCAAACCTGCTgctcagacagacagggagtgGCCATTTCTCCCCTCAGGGCCCAGGCAGGAGCCCCATATCTACACATCCCCTTATGAGCTGGATCACACTACTAATAATCTATACAGATATCCATCCACACCGCCTCCCTTTAGAAAAAATGAACATTCCCATTCCCATTCCCACAGGGCTTCGCCTAGTGATCAGTTCACCAGCCAGAGAGAAACAGGCAGCCCAGCTCTACACCAGAAGTCCAGCCTCCGCCTCTGCCCCAGCCCAGACACTGACGAGGCCTTTGGCTCCCTGGAGGCCTCCCTATCCATACTTTATGTCCAGGACCAGACCAACAACACCAAGGGGCCGGAGGTGTCTTACACATACAGCAGCGGGGTGGCCGGCTGCAGTCAGGGCAGTGGGGACGTCTACCCCTCCAGCACTTACAGCAGCCACAGTCACGGCAGCAACACACAGAGGCTCAGCCTGGGTGGGCCCTCCTCGGGAGTCCACTATGCCCCCCAAAGACTGCCACAGTGTGGCTGTGACCACTCACAAAGCTGTGAGTGCAGCCAGTGCATGTACGGCCACCAGCATCTCCAGCCACAGCTAAGAAAGAGCTCCTATGCTGTTCACAGTCACCCCATCCATTCCACAGAGCAGCTGTACTTTCAGAGtcctctcccacaaaggcagagTCACAGCCTCCCAGAACATAGCCTGGGACAGGGCCTCTCTGGTGAGAGAGTGGAGATGACCAGGTCCAATGCAGGTAAAGCTCCAGATAGTGAGCAGAGGAGGTGTGTGAAGAACCAGCTGAGCACCCTCTTCCCCCCCAGCATGGTAGACTATGTGATGTGTCTGTACCCACACACCCTCAACATGTCAGAGCTGGTGCCTCTGATCCAGAGGTTCAAAACCAGCCACGTTCCCTTCTAA